In Sphingobacteriaceae bacterium, the following proteins share a genomic window:
- a CDS encoding 50S ribosomal protein L19: MSILLDYVKTQLTANHKHPSFKAGDTITVSYKIKEGDKERVQQFTGVVIQRKNERATASFTVRKMSNSVGVERIFPIASPFIDKIEVNKVGIVRRAKLFYLRDRTGKAARIREKIQNNKDKKD, from the coding sequence ATGAGCATTTTATTAGACTACGTAAAAACGCAGCTTACTGCAAATCACAAACATCCTTCTTTTAAAGCAGGAGACACAATCACTGTTTCATACAAAATTAAAGAGGGTGATAAAGAACGTGTCCAACAATTTACAGGTGTTGTTATTCAACGCAAAAACGAAAGAGCTACTGCATCTTTCACAGTTCGTAAGATGAGTAACAGTGTAGGCGTTGAGCGTATCTTCCCTATCGCATCTCCTTTTATTGATAAAATCGAAGTGAATAAAGTTGGTATCGTTCGTCGTGCTAAATTATTCTATCTTCGTGATCGTACTGGTAAAGCGGCACGTATCCGCGAAAAAATCCAAAACAATAAAGATAAAAAAGATTAG
- a CDS encoding hemolysin codes for MTGDLFITFLLILTNGFFVAAEFALVKVRASQLDVKVQRGSSRAKLAKSLLEKLDAYLSATQLGITLASLALGAIGEETISHLIQNVFPSLQNVTNHGISLTIALTLLTFFHVTIGEQIPKMIGIKYCTEAILIIAWPLRIFYFICAPFIWFLNQTSNLVLRIIGVKKVGEEDFHSEEELRLILTESEEGGAIKPSENELIQNVFDFDDRIVKQVMVPQNRVVAIDVELGRHEVTKRVIEEGFSRLPIYLGDIDNIVGIVHSKDLLKALIDNKFKSLKEIMRPVHFIPESMKINELLRDFQKHHYQMAIVTNEFGSTAGLVTMEDIIEELVGEIQDEHDEEMPNVEKKSDTEFIVNAQAPITDVNQALPIALPENPQYETVSGYINVIFGRIPAINEKRQKDGYDITIIKRNRQSVESVRLKVSENNDSIS; via the coding sequence ATGACCGGCGATCTTTTTATTACCTTTTTACTGATTCTTACAAATGGCTTTTTTGTAGCAGCAGAGTTTGCTTTGGTAAAAGTACGCGCTTCACAATTGGATGTAAAAGTTCAAAGAGGCAGCAGCAGAGCTAAATTAGCTAAAAGCTTACTCGAAAAACTAGATGCTTATTTATCCGCTACTCAATTAGGAATTACGCTGGCATCTCTTGCTTTAGGTGCAATAGGAGAAGAAACTATTTCGCATTTGATACAAAATGTTTTTCCAAGTTTACAAAACGTAACCAACCACGGTATTTCTTTAACTATAGCCCTAACACTTCTTACCTTTTTTCATGTTACCATTGGTGAACAGATCCCAAAAATGATTGGAATAAAATATTGTACTGAAGCCATTCTTATTATAGCATGGCCTTTGAGGATCTTTTATTTCATATGTGCTCCTTTTATCTGGTTCCTCAACCAAACCTCTAATCTTGTGCTACGCATAATCGGTGTAAAAAAAGTAGGCGAAGAAGACTTTCACTCTGAGGAAGAATTACGCTTGATCTTAACTGAAAGTGAAGAAGGTGGCGCCATTAAACCGAGTGAGAATGAACTCATTCAAAACGTATTTGATTTTGATGATCGTATTGTAAAACAGGTGATGGTTCCCCAAAACCGTGTCGTAGCAATTGATGTAGAGTTAGGTAGACACGAAGTAACCAAACGTGTTATTGAAGAAGGATTTTCCAGGCTTCCGATTTACCTGGGTGATATTGACAATATTGTAGGCATCGTTCACAGTAAAGATTTATTAAAAGCATTAATAGATAACAAATTCAAAAGTTTAAAAGAGATTATGCGCCCGGTGCATTTTATTCCGGAAAGCATGAAGATCAATGAACTTTTACGCGATTTTCAAAAACACCATTACCAGATGGCCATTGTTACAAATGAATTCGGTTCTACAGCCGGACTTGTTACCATGGAAGACATTATTGAAGAACTTGTGGGCGAGATTCAGGATGAACATGATGAGGAAATGCCAAACGTAGAAAAGAAAAGTGATACTGAATTTATTGTGAATGCACAAGCTCCAATAACTGACGTAAATCAGGCCTTACCAATTGCACTTCCCGAAAACCCACAATACGAAACAGTTTCAGGCTACATTAACGTCATTTTCGGCAGAATTCCTGCCATCAACGAAAAGCGCCAGAAAGACGGGTACGACATTACTATTATAAAACGTAATCGTCAAAGTGTGGAATCTGTTCGCTTAAAAGTTTCCGAAAACAATGACTCAATTTCTTAG
- a CDS encoding SAM-dependent methyltransferase — translation MTQFLSPEYWNERYLTNDFAWDAGTITIPLQTYFDQLFNKEVKILIPGAGNAHEAEYLVKNGFTNVYVCDIALEPLKNLKKRCPTFKSENLLLVDFFQLNNIKSNIADVSSSIGDVKSSIGNVKSSVGDVKSSVVDVKSSIGDVKSSIGDVRSSVVDVRSSVVETYDLIIEQTFFCALDPKLRSTYFKKIEQLLNPGGKLVGVLFDDKLNTDKPPFGGNKEEYLTYITGTLKVKTFERCYNSIKPRKDRELFINLVKQNQ, via the coding sequence ATGACTCAATTTCTTAGTCCTGAATATTGGAATGAGCGATATCTTACTAACGATTTCGCCTGGGATGCAGGAACAATAACGATACCACTTCAAACCTATTTCGACCAACTATTCAATAAAGAGGTAAAAATTCTTATTCCGGGTGCCGGTAACGCACACGAAGCTGAATACCTTGTAAAGAATGGTTTCACCAATGTGTATGTTTGTGACATAGCTTTAGAACCTCTAAAGAATTTGAAGAAAAGATGTCCCACGTTTAAATCAGAAAATTTATTACTAGTGGATTTCTTTCAGCTTAATAATATCAAGTCAAACATAGCAGATGTCAGCTCGAGCATAGGAGATGTCAAGTCAAGCATAGGAAATGTCAAGTCGAGCGTAGGAGATGTCAAGTCAAGCGTAGTCGATGTCAAGTCAAGCATAGGAGATGTCAAGTCAAGCATAGGAGATGTCAGGTCGAGCGTAGTCGATGTCAGGTCGAGCGTAGTCGAGACCTATGATCTGATAATCGAACAGACTTTTTTCTGCGCCCTTGATCCGAAACTGAGGAGTACTTATTTCAAAAAAATAGAACAACTTTTAAATCCCGGAGGTAAACTCGTGGGCGTTTTATTCGATGATAAATTAAATACAGACAAACCTCCTTTTGGTGGTAACAAAGAAGAATACCTTACTTACATCACCGGAACCTTAAAAGTAAAAACTTTCGAACGCTGCTACAATTCAATTAAACCAAGAAAAGACCGGGAGTTATTCATTAATTTAGTAAAACAAAATCAATAA
- a CDS encoding aspartate aminotransferase family protein, whose amino-acid sequence MNQRELFLRHVAQTSDLPLSGVDVNIVSAKGSILTDADGKEYIDLISGISVSNIGHCHPKVISAINEQANKYMHLMVYGEFNQGPQVLYATTLSKLLPAQLNTVYFTTGGSEAVEGALKLAKRATGRTELISFKNAYHGSTHGALSMMGDEYFKNSFRPLLPDVKHLEFNTLSELDLISNRTAAVIIEPIQGEAGIRKADPDFLKALRKKCSELNVLLIFDEIQTGFGRTGTLFAFEYYNIIPDILLIAKGMGGGLPIGAFISSQEIMSGLISNPVLGHINTFGGNAVCVAAAQASLEVIIEEKLVSRANEIEKLILGNLKHSLIKELRVHGALGAIDFKDEAINMKVIKSCIESGLITDWFLFCNTAMRIAPPLTITNAELLKSLTVLKQVLDSI is encoded by the coding sequence ATGAACCAACGCGAACTATTTTTAAGACATGTAGCCCAAACTTCCGACCTTCCTTTATCGGGAGTAGACGTTAACATTGTTTCCGCGAAAGGATCAATCCTCACCGATGCCGATGGGAAAGAATACATCGACTTGATTAGCGGAATTTCTGTCAGCAATATCGGACATTGTCATCCAAAAGTTATTTCGGCAATAAACGAACAGGCAAATAAATACATGCACCTCATGGTCTACGGTGAATTTAACCAGGGGCCGCAAGTGCTTTACGCAACTACTCTAAGTAAACTATTACCAGCACAACTCAATACTGTTTATTTTACAACCGGAGGAAGCGAGGCTGTGGAAGGTGCGCTAAAACTAGCCAAACGCGCTACCGGACGAACAGAATTAATTTCTTTCAAAAACGCTTACCATGGAAGTACGCATGGCGCCCTGAGTATGATGGGTGATGAATATTTCAAAAACAGTTTTCGTCCCCTCCTGCCCGACGTTAAGCATTTAGAATTTAATACCCTTTCAGAACTCGATCTTATATCAAATAGAACTGCCGCTGTTATTATAGAACCTATACAGGGCGAAGCAGGCATTCGAAAAGCAGATCCTGATTTTTTAAAAGCTCTAAGAAAAAAATGTTCTGAACTCAACGTACTTCTCATCTTTGATGAAATTCAAACTGGCTTTGGCCGAACGGGCACTTTATTTGCTTTTGAATACTACAACATTATTCCTGACATCTTATTGATTGCAAAAGGCATGGGCGGTGGACTCCCCATCGGAGCGTTTATTTCTTCACAGGAAATTATGTCCGGCCTTATATCTAATCCAGTTCTGGGTCACATAAATACTTTTGGTGGGAATGCAGTCTGCGTGGCTGCAGCGCAAGCAAGTTTAGAAGTTATCATTGAAGAAAAATTAGTTTCACGAGCCAACGAAATTGAAAAATTGATTCTCGGCAATTTAAAACATTCACTTATAAAAGAACTACGTGTTCACGGAGCTTTAGGTGCTATTGACTTTAAAGACGAAGCCATCAATATGAAAGTAATTAAATCCTGCATTGAAAGTGGACTGATTACCGATTGGTTTTTATTTTGTAATACCGCTATGCGCATAGCGCCACCATTGACTATTACGAATGCAGAGCTTTTGAAGAGCCTGACTGTTTTAAAACAAGTTCTGGATTCTATTTAG